One region of Candidatus Schekmanbacteria bacterium RIFCSPLOWO2_02_FULL_38_14 genomic DNA includes:
- a CDS encoding UTP--glucose-1-phosphate uridylyltransferase, giving the protein MKIRKAVFPVAGLGTRFLPATKASPKEMLPLVDKPLIQYAVEEAKASGIEEITIVTGRGKRAIEDHFDYSVELENELFEQKKFELLEQIKNISNLVTFAYVRQKKALGLGHAILCAESIVGDEPFAVFLADDVIDSDTPCMKQLIDVYEEYHSSVIAIQEVEKKDTKSYGIIKPKKVKDRIYKVNDLIEKPDPAKAPSNLAVIGRYILTPGIFKALKKTSPGKLGEIQLTDALKMLLQKEDIYGCEFTGTRYDAGDKLGFLKATVEFGLRRKDLGKEFRKYLKELKL; this is encoded by the coding sequence ATGAAAATCAGAAAAGCCGTCTTTCCTGTTGCAGGCTTGGGGACAAGGTTTCTTCCTGCAACCAAGGCTTCTCCAAAAGAGATGCTTCCACTTGTTGATAAACCGCTGATTCAGTATGCTGTTGAGGAGGCAAAGGCAAGCGGGATTGAAGAGATTACAATTGTTACAGGAAGGGGTAAAAGGGCAATTGAAGACCATTTTGATTATTCAGTAGAGCTTGAGAACGAGCTTTTTGAACAAAAAAAGTTTGAGCTGCTTGAGCAAATTAAAAATATTTCAAACCTTGTAACCTTTGCCTATGTAAGGCAGAAAAAGGCTCTTGGCTTGGGACACGCAATTCTCTGCGCAGAATCTATTGTTGGTGATGAACCCTTTGCGGTTTTTCTTGCTGATGACGTAATTGACTCAGACACTCCCTGTATGAAACAGCTGATTGATGTCTACGAGGAATACCACAGCTCGGTTATTGCAATTCAGGAGGTAGAGAAAAAAGATACAAAAAGCTATGGAATAATAAAGCCTAAAAAAGTTAAAGACAGGATTTATAAGGTAAATGACCTTATAGAAAAACCTGACCCTGCAAAGGCTCCATCCAATCTGGCTGTAATAGGCAGATATATCTTAACTCCGGGAATTTTTAAAGCCCTTAAGAAAACCTCTCCGGGAAAACTTGGGGAAATACAGCTTACAGATGCTTTGAAAATGCTTTTGCAGAAAGAGGATATTTACGGTTGTGAGTTTACAGGAACAAGGTATGACGCAGGAGATAAACTTGGCTTTTTAAAGGCAACTGTTGAGTTTGGCCTCAGAAGAAAAGACCTTGGCAAGGAATTCAGGAAATATCTTAAGGAGTTAAAACTTTAA
- a CDS encoding endopeptidase La, producing MIDTLNIEEIQIPDIVPLLPIRDIVIFPFMIVPLFVGREMSVKSVDEALSSNRMIMLVAQKDGAAESPSLNEIYSIGTVAMIMRMLKLPDGRVKILVQGLSKAKISDYTQTKPFYKVKVEVLKDEPYGEKTSEVEALMRNLREQLQKVISLGQLIPPDILLLADNLEDPGRLADIVVSNLNLKVDDAQKVLETLNPIERIKAVSEYLNKELEVLTVKHKIQTEAKDEMSKTQREYFLREQLKAIQKELGEVDEKTEEINEFRDKIKKAKMPEKVKTEADKQLGRLERMHPDAAEASLVRTYLDSLAELPWNKSTKDNLDIKKASKVLNEDHYDLEKVKERILEYLSVCKLKKEMKGPILCFVGPPGVGKTSLGRSIARALRRKFARISLGGIKDEAEIRGHRRTYVGALPGKIIQGIKQAGSNNPVFMMDEIDKVGTDFRGDPSSALLEVLDPEQNDSFTDHYLALPFDLSKVMFITTANLTDPIPSALKDRMETLYLSGYTDEEKLMIARKYIIPRQLKEHGLTEKLLSISNSGLSRIISDYTREAGLRNLEREVASVIRKVAKKVAGGKKKLTRITASNIENFLGVQKYLREGEQEFSEIGVTTGLAWTPAGGEIIYIEATTMKGRGNLTLTGQLGDVMQESAKAALSYSRAQATSLGIKNDFFSKNDIHIHVPAGATPKDGPSAGITMATALISVLTRVPVSKDVAMTGEVTLRGRVLPIGGVKEKILAAKRAGLLTVILPKKNEKDLIELPKNVRKGMEFIFADTMNDVLEVALKKEKRKIKRKNPQ from the coding sequence ATGATTGATACTTTAAACATAGAAGAAATTCAGATTCCTGATATAGTTCCTCTTCTGCCAATAAGAGATATTGTAATCTTCCCGTTTATGATTGTTCCTCTCTTTGTTGGCAGGGAAATGTCAGTAAAATCAGTAGATGAGGCCCTTTCATCAAACAGAATGATAATGCTTGTTGCCCAGAAAGATGGCGCTGCAGAGAGCCCTTCACTGAATGAAATCTATTCCATTGGAACTGTGGCAATGATTATGCGGATGCTCAAGCTTCCTGACGGAAGAGTCAAAATTTTAGTGCAGGGTTTGAGCAAGGCAAAAATTTCAGATTATACTCAGACAAAACCTTTTTATAAGGTCAAGGTTGAAGTGCTCAAAGATGAGCCCTATGGAGAAAAAACCTCAGAGGTCGAAGCCCTGATGAGGAATCTCAGGGAACAGCTCCAGAAAGTCATTTCCCTTGGCCAGCTTATTCCTCCTGATATCCTGCTTCTTGCTGATAATCTTGAAGACCCGGGTCGGCTTGCTGATATTGTAGTATCTAATCTGAATCTAAAGGTTGATGACGCGCAGAAAGTCCTTGAGACACTAAACCCGATAGAAAGAATAAAGGCAGTAAGCGAGTATCTTAACAAAGAACTTGAAGTTCTGACAGTAAAACACAAGATTCAGACCGAAGCAAAAGATGAAATGAGCAAGACCCAGAGGGAATATTTCCTGAGAGAGCAACTCAAAGCCATCCAGAAGGAACTTGGCGAGGTTGATGAAAAGACAGAAGAGATAAATGAGTTTAGGGATAAAATTAAAAAAGCCAAGATGCCTGAAAAAGTAAAAACTGAAGCTGACAAACAATTAGGCAGGCTTGAGAGAATGCATCCTGATGCTGCAGAGGCTTCGCTTGTAAGGACATATCTTGATTCCCTCGCTGAACTTCCGTGGAACAAGTCCACAAAGGATAATCTTGACATAAAAAAGGCTTCAAAGGTTCTCAATGAAGACCATTATGACCTGGAGAAGGTCAAGGAAAGGATTCTTGAGTATCTCAGCGTATGCAAGCTGAAAAAGGAAATGAAGGGACCTATACTCTGCTTTGTGGGACCTCCGGGAGTCGGAAAAACCTCTCTTGGAAGATCAATTGCAAGGGCTCTTAGAAGAAAATTTGCAAGGATTTCTCTTGGCGGAATCAAGGATGAGGCGGAAATAAGAGGACACAGGAGAACATATGTAGGGGCTCTGCCCGGAAAAATCATACAGGGTATAAAGCAGGCAGGCTCAAACAATCCTGTGTTCATGATGGATGAAATTGACAAGGTCGGAACAGACTTCAGGGGAGACCCTTCTTCCGCTCTTCTTGAAGTGCTTGACCCTGAGCAGAATGACTCATTTACTGACCATTACCTTGCTCTGCCCTTTGATCTTTCAAAGGTAATGTTCATAACAACAGCCAATTTAACAGACCCGATTCCTTCTGCTCTGAAAGACAGAATGGAAACTCTCTATCTCTCAGGTTATACTGACGAGGAAAAACTGATGATTGCCAGAAAATACATAATCCCTCGCCAGCTCAAGGAACACGGGCTGACAGAAAAACTTCTGTCCATTTCCAATTCAGGGCTTTCAAGGATAATTTCAGACTATACAAGGGAAGCCGGCTTGAGAAACTTGGAAAGGGAAGTTGCCTCTGTTATAAGAAAAGTTGCAAAGAAAGTTGCAGGCGGTAAAAAGAAGTTAACACGGATAACAGCAAGCAATATCGAAAACTTCCTCGGTGTGCAAAAGTACCTTAGGGAGGGAGAACAGGAGTTCAGCGAAATCGGGGTTACAACAGGTCTTGCCTGGACTCCTGCAGGCGGAGAAATAATCTATATAGAAGCCACGACAATGAAAGGAAGAGGAAATCTTACCTTGACAGGCCAATTAGGAGATGTGATGCAGGAATCTGCAAAAGCAGCCCTGAGCTATTCCAGGGCGCAGGCAACTTCTCTGGGAATAAAAAATGACTTTTTCTCCAAAAATGATATTCATATTCATGTGCCTGCTGGTGCTACACCTAAGGATGGTCCTTCTGCAGGAATAACTATGGCTACTGCATTAATCTCTGTTCTTACAAGAGTGCCTGTAAGCAAGGATGTTGCAATGACAGGAGAAGTAACCCTGCGGGGAAGGGTTCTTCCAATCGGAGGAGTAAAGGAAAAAATACTTGCTGCCAAAAGAGCCGGGCTTTTAACTGTAATATTGCCAAAGAAGAATGAAAAGGACCTTATTGAACTTCCCAAAAATGTCAGAAAAGGAATGGAATTTATCTTTGCAGACACAATGAATGATGTATTAGAGGTTGCGCTCAAAAAGGAGAAAAGAAAGATTAAAAGAAAAAATCCGCAATAA
- a CDS encoding 50S ribosomal protein L32 has translation MALPKRKASRSRRNKRRSHDALTASQYSNCPQCQEPRLPHRVCRHCGYYNGREVIKIEEAAK, from the coding sequence ATGGCTTTACCAAAACGAAAAGCTTCAAGGTCCAGGCGCAATAAAAGAAGAAGCCATGATGCACTTACCGCATCTCAATATTCAAATTGCCCGCAGTGTCAGGAACCAAGACTGCCACACCGTGTGTGCAGACATTGTGGATACTACAACGGCAGAGAAGTAATTAAAATAGAAGAAGCTGCTAAATAA